A single region of the Xiphias gladius isolate SHS-SW01 ecotype Sanya breed wild chromosome 17, ASM1685928v1, whole genome shotgun sequence genome encodes:
- the zmp:0000001168 gene encoding signal-induced proliferation-associated protein 1 isoform X1, whose protein sequence is MQSDDLFIRKFRRQNVRPPIATVSFDPKREAGVVEWPPRRDVDGANGDSLTPSRVGLNLRSVGRGHIMQRSNSDVTLGDLDSSGKAGGKAARAAGEKVGVGAQGDSGVLLHREYGSLSSLERQTQAQEPCTDEQGPLSPNALRFKDPFLLLGLQGNPPEPDGFFRGLSVSTGDSPKPAKPPKPEGLSKKTKPGAPQIPQPGPYDNIGGGAWVRNFAHYDVQSILFDLTEAAHNRDSIGRKKNITSGASAASQLRPLSQATPSSPAQGGGGNGGNADDPEQSLLLDEGDGNDNELLLSCPHFRNETGGEEQVGLFRSQGRRGLWSSLRTPNDAVSVLEEPRESNIQQQGKSNYFIEHADLGAHYYRKYFYMKEHQNFFGMDDRLGPVAISFRREEKEGSSGAQYNYRIIFRTTEMKTLRGSIFEESVPSAARHTTPRGLSPKRLLEFIMPELNLHCLRLASNSPKVRDTLLKLDEQGLNFQRKVGVMYCRAGQSSEEDMYNNESSGPAFEEFLDLLGERVRLKGWEKYRAQLDNKTDSTGTHSLYTRYQEYEIMFHVSTMLPYTANNTQQLLRKRHIGNDIVTIVFQEPGALPFTPKSIRSHFQHVFIIVQVHEPCTDNTYYRVAVTRSKDIPLFGPLFPKGARFPRSPAFRDFLLAKAVNAENAAEKSEKFRSMATRTRQEYLKDLAENYVTTTPIDSSTKFPLLSLGGKRKDKLKGTKGAELHSAGALVWAAMVYSRDEAEAGEHKLPCLLGVSAESVVLIERCTRRVVFNCSCRDVIGWKAVIETKEGGPCLDIFYERGESVSISVLESQAEDIREVVQRLELVTRGCEALEVTPLRDGVGQPGFLMNEEGFVTELQRFCYAESGGLQLWARVVRLCGHSLVHLSPEERTRLLRIAHKIHITVIPPDENGKPRRSFSELYQKAIKDAECKPGEDQSGEAWVLDEREEEEEDEEEGELKAGGVGEADIMEVQVEAEESEEQSCDKGQSERSHDSLLTPSSLPLLRATSLQDQPANQSQEVSTSQLTRSYSLERQPSYGDTCDGHVYGNMGLKMERHIYENVGELRDATPDLILAVKPKVPLEDEQFMGAEFGDDKASASDSSLSSSRLSCVDRAERNSRALSLHNSITKILSETTDSTEEEWQSIADLATACRSILEALSREDRKAGDASQAGADQTDGKLKDSKESDSPGHLEEKVSQLEAMLKKLQDDLQKEKEDKAVLQAEVQSLRQNNQRLQEESQSTVARLIKVTELLCNVNKPC, encoded by the exons ATGCAGTCAGATGACCTCTTCATTCGCAAGTTTCGCCGTCAGAATGTGCGGCCACCTATTGCCACCGTCAGCTTTGACCCCAAACGGGAAGCAGGTGTAGTAGAGTGGCCGCCCAGGAGGGACGTAGACGGAGCCAATGGCGATAGCCTCACTCCGAGCCGCGTGGGGCTGAACCTGAGGTCAGTGGGTCGGGGCCACATCATGCAGAGAAGTAACAGCGATGTAACCTTAGGAGACTTGGACTCCTCCGGGAAGGCAGGGGGGAAAGCAGCTCGGGCGGCTGGTGAGAAGGTGGGTGTGGGGGCTCAGGGCGACTCAGGTGTGCTGCTACACAGGGAATACGGCAGCCTGTCTTCACTGGAGAGACAGACTCAAGCCCAGGAGCCGTGCACAGATGAGCAGGGGCCCCTGAGTCCAAATGCCCTCCGCTTCAAAGACCCTTTCCTGCTTTTAGGACTGCAGGGCAATCCTCCAGAGCCTGATGGATTCTTTCGGGGTCTGTCTGTTTCCACAGGGGACTCCCCAAAACCTGCCAAGCCGCCTAAGCCTGAAGGTCTAAGTAAGAAGACCAAACCTGGGGCCCCACAGATCCCTCAACCAGGCCCTTACGACAACATCGGGGGTGGAGCCTGGGTGAGGAATTTTGCCCACTACGATGTTCAGAGCATCTTGTTTGACCTCACCGAGGCAGCCCACAACAGAGACAGCATTGGTCGGAAAAAGAATATCACCTCAGGGGCTTCAGCCGCCTCCCAGCTGCGCCCTCTCTCCCAGGCCACCCCCTCCTCACCTGCACAAGGTGGGGGAGGTAACGGGGGGAATGCAGATGACCCTGAGCAGTCGCTGCTGCTGGACGAAGGGGATGGCAACGATAATGAGCTCCTGCTCAGCTGCCCCCACTTCCGCAATGAGACAGGGGGGGAAGAGCAGGTGGGTCTGTTTCGATCCCAGGGTCGGCGGGGACTCTGGTCGAGCCTGCGAACTCCCAATGATGCAGTGTCAGTCTTGGAGGAGCCCAGAGAGAGTAACATCCAACAGCAGGGCAAGAGCAACTACTTTATAGAGCATGCAGATCTAGGAGCCCATTACTATCGCAAATACTTCTACATGAAAG AACACCAGAATTTCTTCGGCATGGACGATCGCCTCGGTCCAGTAGCCATCAGTTTCCGtcgagaggagaaagaaggatCCAGTGGAGCTCAGTACAATTACAGAATCATCTTTCGCACCACAGAG ATGAAGACACTGCGAGGTTCCATCTTCGAGGAGTCAGTGCCCTCTGCTGCTCGTCACACGACCCCCAGAGGCTTATCTCCCAAAAGGCTGCTGGAGTTCATCATGCCTGAACTGAACCTGCACTGCCTTCGCTTGGCCTCAAACTCCCCCAAGGTCAGGGACACGCTCCTGAAGCTTGACGAACAGGGG CTGAATTTCCAGCGAAAGGTTGGGGTGATGTACTGCCGGGCCGGGCAGAGCTCAGAGGAAGACATGTACAACAACGAGAGCTCTGGGCCAGCGTTTGAGGAGTTCCTGGATCTGCTCGGGGAGCGGGTGCGGCTGAAGGGCTGGGAGAAATACCGAGCTCAGCTGGACAACAAGA CGGACTCAACTGGGACGCATTCCCTCTACACACGCTACCAGGAGTACGAGATTATGTTTCATGTGTCCACTATGCTGCCCTACACAGCCAACAACACACAACAG TTGCTGAGGAAGCGACACATTGGAAACGACATCGTGACAATCGTTTTCCAGGAGCCAGGCGCATTACCCTTCACTCCAAAGTCCATCCGCTCCCATTTCCAACATGTCTTCATCATCGTTCAGGTTCACGAGCCCTGCACTGACAACACCTATTACAG GGTGGCTGTGACACGCTCTAAAGACATCCCATTATTTGGCCCATTGTTCCCAAAGGGCGCCCGATTCCCTCGCTCACCTGCCTTCAGAGACTTCCTCCTGGCGAAGGCAGTAAACGCTGAAAACGCTGCAGAGAAGTCAGAGAAGTTCCGTTCCATGGCCACTCGCACGCGGCAGGAATACCTGAAGGACCTGGCCGAAAACTACGTCACCACAACACCCATCGACTCCTCCACCAAGTTCCCCCTGCTCTCTCTGGGAGGCAAGCGCAAAGACAAGCTGAAGGGCACTAAAGGTGCCGAGTTGCACAGTGCCGGGGCACTGGTGTGGGCGGCGATGGTCTACAGCAGAGATGAAGCGGAGGCCGGCGAGCACAAGCTCCCCTGTCTGCTCGGGGTGTCGGCTGAGTCGGTGGTTCTCATTGAGAGGTGCACACGCAGGGTGGTGTTTAACTGCTCCTGCCGAGATGTCATTGGCTGGAAAGCAGTGATAGAGACTAAGGAGGGGGGGCCTTGCTTAGATATCTTCTATGAGCGCGGGGAGTCAGTGTCTATCAGTGTGCTGGAGAGCCAGGCAGAGGATATACGAGAGGTGGTGCAGAGGCTAGAG CTGGTTACGAGGGGCTGTGAGGCGCTGGAGGTCACCCCCCTGCGAGATGGAGTCGGCCAGCCCGGCTTCCTGATGAACGAGGAGGGGTTTGTGACGGAGCTGCAACGGTTCTGCTACGCTGAGAGCGGAGGCCTGCAGCTGTGGGCTCGTGTGGTGCGGCTGTGCGGACACTCACTGGTTCACCTGAGCCCCGAGGAGAGGACCAGGCTGCTGCGCATTGCACACAAGATCCACATCACTGTCATCCCACCGGACGAGAACGGCAAGCCTCGCAG AAGTTTCTCTGAGCTGTACCAGAAAGCCATCAAGGATGCAGAGTGTAAGCCTGGCGAAGACCAGTCGGGAGAGGCCTGGGTGCTGGatgagagggaagaagaggaggaggacgaggaggagggcGAGCTGAAGGCGGGTGGGGTCGGTGAAGCGGACATAATGGAGGTGCAGGTGGAGGCCGAAGAGAGCGAAGAGCAGTCGTGTGATAAAGGGCAAAGTGAGAGAAGTCATGACTCGCTCCTCACGCCGTCCAGCTTACCTTTGTTACGGGCCACTTCTCTGCAGGACCAACCGGCCAATCAGAGCCAGGAGGTTAGCACCTCGCAGCTCACACGCAGCTACTCTTTGGAGAGACAGCCGTCCTACGGGGATACATGTGATGG GCACGTGTACGGCAACATGGGGCTGAAGATGGAACGCCACATCTATGAAAATGTCGGGGAGCTGAGAGACGCCACACCGGATCTGATCCTGGCTGTCAAACCCAAGGTTCCCCTGGAGGACGAACAG TTCATGGGGGCCGAGTTTGGCGATGACAAAGCTTCGGCAAGTGACTCCTCTCTCTCGTCTTCCCGGTTGTCTTGTGTAGACCGAGCTGAAAGAAATTCACGAGCCCTAAGTCTTCATAACTCCATCACCAAGA TTCTCTCAGAGACAACAGATTCAACTGAGGAGGAGTGGCAATCCATCGCGGACCTAGCCACAGCCTGCCGCAGCATCCTGGAGGCTTTGTCTCGAGAGG ACCGCAAAGCTGGAGACGCTTCACAAGCAGGAGCTGACCAGACCGATGGCAAGCTGAAAGACTCAAAGGAGAG
- the zmp:0000001168 gene encoding signal-induced proliferation-associated protein 1 isoform X3, protein MQSDDLFIRKFRRQNVRPPIATVSFDPKREAGVVEWPPRRDVDGANGDSLTPSRVGLNLRSVGRGHIMQRSNSDVTLGDLDSSGKAGGKAARAAGEKVGVGAQGDSGVLLHREYGSLSSLERQTQAQEPCTDEQGPLSPNALRFKDPFLLLGLQGNPPEPDGFFRGLSVSTGDSPKPAKPPKPEGLSKKTKPGAPQIPQPGPYDNIGGGAWVRNFAHYDVQSILFDLTEAAHNRDSIGRKKNITSGASAASQLRPLSQATPSSPAQGGGGNGGNADDPEQSLLLDEGDGNDNELLLSCPHFRNETGGEEQVGLFRSQGRRGLWSSLRTPNDAVSVLEEPRESNIQQQGKSNYFIEHADLGAHYYRKYFYMKEHQNFFGMDDRLGPVAISFRREEKEGSSGAQYNYRIIFRTTEMKTLRGSIFEESVPSAARHTTPRGLSPKRLLEFIMPELNLHCLRLASNSPKVRDTLLKLDEQGLNFQRKVGVMYCRAGQSSEEDMYNNESSGPAFEEFLDLLGERVRLKGWEKYRAQLDNKTDSTGTHSLYTRYQEYEIMFHVSTMLPYTANNTQQLLRKRHIGNDIVTIVFQEPGALPFTPKSIRSHFQHVFIIVQVHEPCTDNTYYRVAVTRSKDIPLFGPLFPKGARFPRSPAFRDFLLAKAVNAENAAEKSEKFRSMATRTRQEYLKDLAENYVTTTPIDSSTKFPLLSLGGKRKDKLKGTKGAELHSAGALVWAAMVYSRDEAEAGEHKLPCLLGVSAESVVLIERCTRRVVFNCSCRDVIGWKAVIETKEGGPCLDIFYERGESVSISVLESQAEDIREVVQRLELVTRGCEALEVTPLRDGVGQPGFLMNEEGFVTELQRFCYAESGGLQLWARVVRLCGHSLVHLSPEERTRLLRIAHKIHITVIPPDENGKPRRSFSELYQKAIKDAECKPGEDQSGEAWVLDEREEEEEDEEEGELKAGGVGEADIMEVQVEAEESEEQSCDKGQSERSHDSLLTPSSLPLLRATSLQDQPANQSQEVSTSQLTRSYSLERQPSYGDTCDGHVYGNMGLKMERHIYENVGELRDATPDLILAVKPKVPLEDEQFMGAEFGDDKASASDSSLSSSRLSCVDRAERNSRALSLHNSITKILSETTDSTEEEWQSIADLATACRSILEALSREDRKAGDASQAGADQTDGKLKDSKERPPRREGITAGGHAEEAAG, encoded by the exons ATGCAGTCAGATGACCTCTTCATTCGCAAGTTTCGCCGTCAGAATGTGCGGCCACCTATTGCCACCGTCAGCTTTGACCCCAAACGGGAAGCAGGTGTAGTAGAGTGGCCGCCCAGGAGGGACGTAGACGGAGCCAATGGCGATAGCCTCACTCCGAGCCGCGTGGGGCTGAACCTGAGGTCAGTGGGTCGGGGCCACATCATGCAGAGAAGTAACAGCGATGTAACCTTAGGAGACTTGGACTCCTCCGGGAAGGCAGGGGGGAAAGCAGCTCGGGCGGCTGGTGAGAAGGTGGGTGTGGGGGCTCAGGGCGACTCAGGTGTGCTGCTACACAGGGAATACGGCAGCCTGTCTTCACTGGAGAGACAGACTCAAGCCCAGGAGCCGTGCACAGATGAGCAGGGGCCCCTGAGTCCAAATGCCCTCCGCTTCAAAGACCCTTTCCTGCTTTTAGGACTGCAGGGCAATCCTCCAGAGCCTGATGGATTCTTTCGGGGTCTGTCTGTTTCCACAGGGGACTCCCCAAAACCTGCCAAGCCGCCTAAGCCTGAAGGTCTAAGTAAGAAGACCAAACCTGGGGCCCCACAGATCCCTCAACCAGGCCCTTACGACAACATCGGGGGTGGAGCCTGGGTGAGGAATTTTGCCCACTACGATGTTCAGAGCATCTTGTTTGACCTCACCGAGGCAGCCCACAACAGAGACAGCATTGGTCGGAAAAAGAATATCACCTCAGGGGCTTCAGCCGCCTCCCAGCTGCGCCCTCTCTCCCAGGCCACCCCCTCCTCACCTGCACAAGGTGGGGGAGGTAACGGGGGGAATGCAGATGACCCTGAGCAGTCGCTGCTGCTGGACGAAGGGGATGGCAACGATAATGAGCTCCTGCTCAGCTGCCCCCACTTCCGCAATGAGACAGGGGGGGAAGAGCAGGTGGGTCTGTTTCGATCCCAGGGTCGGCGGGGACTCTGGTCGAGCCTGCGAACTCCCAATGATGCAGTGTCAGTCTTGGAGGAGCCCAGAGAGAGTAACATCCAACAGCAGGGCAAGAGCAACTACTTTATAGAGCATGCAGATCTAGGAGCCCATTACTATCGCAAATACTTCTACATGAAAG AACACCAGAATTTCTTCGGCATGGACGATCGCCTCGGTCCAGTAGCCATCAGTTTCCGtcgagaggagaaagaaggatCCAGTGGAGCTCAGTACAATTACAGAATCATCTTTCGCACCACAGAG ATGAAGACACTGCGAGGTTCCATCTTCGAGGAGTCAGTGCCCTCTGCTGCTCGTCACACGACCCCCAGAGGCTTATCTCCCAAAAGGCTGCTGGAGTTCATCATGCCTGAACTGAACCTGCACTGCCTTCGCTTGGCCTCAAACTCCCCCAAGGTCAGGGACACGCTCCTGAAGCTTGACGAACAGGGG CTGAATTTCCAGCGAAAGGTTGGGGTGATGTACTGCCGGGCCGGGCAGAGCTCAGAGGAAGACATGTACAACAACGAGAGCTCTGGGCCAGCGTTTGAGGAGTTCCTGGATCTGCTCGGGGAGCGGGTGCGGCTGAAGGGCTGGGAGAAATACCGAGCTCAGCTGGACAACAAGA CGGACTCAACTGGGACGCATTCCCTCTACACACGCTACCAGGAGTACGAGATTATGTTTCATGTGTCCACTATGCTGCCCTACACAGCCAACAACACACAACAG TTGCTGAGGAAGCGACACATTGGAAACGACATCGTGACAATCGTTTTCCAGGAGCCAGGCGCATTACCCTTCACTCCAAAGTCCATCCGCTCCCATTTCCAACATGTCTTCATCATCGTTCAGGTTCACGAGCCCTGCACTGACAACACCTATTACAG GGTGGCTGTGACACGCTCTAAAGACATCCCATTATTTGGCCCATTGTTCCCAAAGGGCGCCCGATTCCCTCGCTCACCTGCCTTCAGAGACTTCCTCCTGGCGAAGGCAGTAAACGCTGAAAACGCTGCAGAGAAGTCAGAGAAGTTCCGTTCCATGGCCACTCGCACGCGGCAGGAATACCTGAAGGACCTGGCCGAAAACTACGTCACCACAACACCCATCGACTCCTCCACCAAGTTCCCCCTGCTCTCTCTGGGAGGCAAGCGCAAAGACAAGCTGAAGGGCACTAAAGGTGCCGAGTTGCACAGTGCCGGGGCACTGGTGTGGGCGGCGATGGTCTACAGCAGAGATGAAGCGGAGGCCGGCGAGCACAAGCTCCCCTGTCTGCTCGGGGTGTCGGCTGAGTCGGTGGTTCTCATTGAGAGGTGCACACGCAGGGTGGTGTTTAACTGCTCCTGCCGAGATGTCATTGGCTGGAAAGCAGTGATAGAGACTAAGGAGGGGGGGCCTTGCTTAGATATCTTCTATGAGCGCGGGGAGTCAGTGTCTATCAGTGTGCTGGAGAGCCAGGCAGAGGATATACGAGAGGTGGTGCAGAGGCTAGAG CTGGTTACGAGGGGCTGTGAGGCGCTGGAGGTCACCCCCCTGCGAGATGGAGTCGGCCAGCCCGGCTTCCTGATGAACGAGGAGGGGTTTGTGACGGAGCTGCAACGGTTCTGCTACGCTGAGAGCGGAGGCCTGCAGCTGTGGGCTCGTGTGGTGCGGCTGTGCGGACACTCACTGGTTCACCTGAGCCCCGAGGAGAGGACCAGGCTGCTGCGCATTGCACACAAGATCCACATCACTGTCATCCCACCGGACGAGAACGGCAAGCCTCGCAG AAGTTTCTCTGAGCTGTACCAGAAAGCCATCAAGGATGCAGAGTGTAAGCCTGGCGAAGACCAGTCGGGAGAGGCCTGGGTGCTGGatgagagggaagaagaggaggaggacgaggaggagggcGAGCTGAAGGCGGGTGGGGTCGGTGAAGCGGACATAATGGAGGTGCAGGTGGAGGCCGAAGAGAGCGAAGAGCAGTCGTGTGATAAAGGGCAAAGTGAGAGAAGTCATGACTCGCTCCTCACGCCGTCCAGCTTACCTTTGTTACGGGCCACTTCTCTGCAGGACCAACCGGCCAATCAGAGCCAGGAGGTTAGCACCTCGCAGCTCACACGCAGCTACTCTTTGGAGAGACAGCCGTCCTACGGGGATACATGTGATGG GCACGTGTACGGCAACATGGGGCTGAAGATGGAACGCCACATCTATGAAAATGTCGGGGAGCTGAGAGACGCCACACCGGATCTGATCCTGGCTGTCAAACCCAAGGTTCCCCTGGAGGACGAACAG TTCATGGGGGCCGAGTTTGGCGATGACAAAGCTTCGGCAAGTGACTCCTCTCTCTCGTCTTCCCGGTTGTCTTGTGTAGACCGAGCTGAAAGAAATTCACGAGCCCTAAGTCTTCATAACTCCATCACCAAGA TTCTCTCAGAGACAACAGATTCAACTGAGGAGGAGTGGCAATCCATCGCGGACCTAGCCACAGCCTGCCGCAGCATCCTGGAGGCTTTGTCTCGAGAGG ACCGCAAAGCTGGAGACGCTTCACAAGCAGGAGCTGACCAGACCGATGGCAAGCTGAAAGACTCAAAGGAGAG
- the zmp:0000001168 gene encoding signal-induced proliferation-associated protein 1 isoform X2 — protein sequence MQSDDLFIRKFRRQNVRPPIATVSFDPKREAGVVEWPPRRDVDGANGDSLTPSRVGLNLRSVGRGHIMQRSNSDVTLGDLDSSGKAGGKAARAAGEKVGVGAQGDSGVLLHREYGSLSSLERQTQAQEPCTDEQGPLSPNALRFKDPFLLLGLQGNPPEPDGFFRGLSVSTGDSPKPAKPPKPEGLSKKTKPGAPQIPQPGPYDNIGGGAWVRNFAHYDVQSILFDLTEAAHNRDSIGRKKNITSGASAASQLRPLSQATPSSPAQGGGGNGGNADDPEQSLLLDEGDGNDNELLLSCPHFRNETGGEEQVGLFRSQGRRGLWSSLRTPNDAVSVLEEPRESNIQQQGKSNYFIEHADLGAHYYRKYFYMKEHQNFFGMDDRLGPVAISFRREEKEGSSGAQYNYRIIFRTTEMKTLRGSIFEESVPSAARHTTPRGLSPKRLLEFIMPELNLHCLRLASNSPKVRDTLLKLDEQGLNFQRKVGVMYCRAGQSSEEDMYNNESSGPAFEEFLDLLGERVRLKGWEKYRAQLDNKTDSTGTHSLYTRYQEYEIMFHVSTMLPYTANNTQQLLRKRHIGNDIVTIVFQEPGALPFTPKSIRSHFQHVFIIVQVHEPCTDNTYYRVAVTRSKDIPLFGPLFPKGARFPRSPAFRDFLLAKAVNAENAAEKSEKFRSMATRTRQEYLKDLAENYVTTTPIDSSTKFPLLSLGGKRKDKLKGTKGAELHSAGALVWAAMVYSRDEAEAGEHKLPCLLGVSAESVVLIERCTRRVVFNCSCRDVIGWKAVIETKEGGPCLDIFYERGESVSISVLESQAEDIREVVQRLELVTRGCEALEVTPLRDGVGQPGFLMNEEGFVTELQRFCYAESGGLQLWARVVRLCGHSLVHLSPEERTRLLRIAHKIHITVIPPDENGKPRRSFSELYQKAIKDAECKPGEDQSGEAWVLDEREEEEEDEEEGELKAGGVGEADIMEVQVEAEESEEQSCDKGQSERSHDSLLTPSSLPLLRATSLQDQPANQSQEVSTSQLTRSYSLERQPSYGDTCDGHVYGNMGLKMERHIYENVGELRDATPDLILAVKPKVPLEDEQFMGAEFGDDKASASDSSLSSSRLSCVDRAERNSRALSLHNSITKILSETTDSTEEEWQSIADLATACRSILEALSREDRKAGDASQAGADQTDGKLKDSKESDSPGHLEEKVSQLEAMLKKLQDDLQKFP from the exons ATGCAGTCAGATGACCTCTTCATTCGCAAGTTTCGCCGTCAGAATGTGCGGCCACCTATTGCCACCGTCAGCTTTGACCCCAAACGGGAAGCAGGTGTAGTAGAGTGGCCGCCCAGGAGGGACGTAGACGGAGCCAATGGCGATAGCCTCACTCCGAGCCGCGTGGGGCTGAACCTGAGGTCAGTGGGTCGGGGCCACATCATGCAGAGAAGTAACAGCGATGTAACCTTAGGAGACTTGGACTCCTCCGGGAAGGCAGGGGGGAAAGCAGCTCGGGCGGCTGGTGAGAAGGTGGGTGTGGGGGCTCAGGGCGACTCAGGTGTGCTGCTACACAGGGAATACGGCAGCCTGTCTTCACTGGAGAGACAGACTCAAGCCCAGGAGCCGTGCACAGATGAGCAGGGGCCCCTGAGTCCAAATGCCCTCCGCTTCAAAGACCCTTTCCTGCTTTTAGGACTGCAGGGCAATCCTCCAGAGCCTGATGGATTCTTTCGGGGTCTGTCTGTTTCCACAGGGGACTCCCCAAAACCTGCCAAGCCGCCTAAGCCTGAAGGTCTAAGTAAGAAGACCAAACCTGGGGCCCCACAGATCCCTCAACCAGGCCCTTACGACAACATCGGGGGTGGAGCCTGGGTGAGGAATTTTGCCCACTACGATGTTCAGAGCATCTTGTTTGACCTCACCGAGGCAGCCCACAACAGAGACAGCATTGGTCGGAAAAAGAATATCACCTCAGGGGCTTCAGCCGCCTCCCAGCTGCGCCCTCTCTCCCAGGCCACCCCCTCCTCACCTGCACAAGGTGGGGGAGGTAACGGGGGGAATGCAGATGACCCTGAGCAGTCGCTGCTGCTGGACGAAGGGGATGGCAACGATAATGAGCTCCTGCTCAGCTGCCCCCACTTCCGCAATGAGACAGGGGGGGAAGAGCAGGTGGGTCTGTTTCGATCCCAGGGTCGGCGGGGACTCTGGTCGAGCCTGCGAACTCCCAATGATGCAGTGTCAGTCTTGGAGGAGCCCAGAGAGAGTAACATCCAACAGCAGGGCAAGAGCAACTACTTTATAGAGCATGCAGATCTAGGAGCCCATTACTATCGCAAATACTTCTACATGAAAG AACACCAGAATTTCTTCGGCATGGACGATCGCCTCGGTCCAGTAGCCATCAGTTTCCGtcgagaggagaaagaaggatCCAGTGGAGCTCAGTACAATTACAGAATCATCTTTCGCACCACAGAG ATGAAGACACTGCGAGGTTCCATCTTCGAGGAGTCAGTGCCCTCTGCTGCTCGTCACACGACCCCCAGAGGCTTATCTCCCAAAAGGCTGCTGGAGTTCATCATGCCTGAACTGAACCTGCACTGCCTTCGCTTGGCCTCAAACTCCCCCAAGGTCAGGGACACGCTCCTGAAGCTTGACGAACAGGGG CTGAATTTCCAGCGAAAGGTTGGGGTGATGTACTGCCGGGCCGGGCAGAGCTCAGAGGAAGACATGTACAACAACGAGAGCTCTGGGCCAGCGTTTGAGGAGTTCCTGGATCTGCTCGGGGAGCGGGTGCGGCTGAAGGGCTGGGAGAAATACCGAGCTCAGCTGGACAACAAGA CGGACTCAACTGGGACGCATTCCCTCTACACACGCTACCAGGAGTACGAGATTATGTTTCATGTGTCCACTATGCTGCCCTACACAGCCAACAACACACAACAG TTGCTGAGGAAGCGACACATTGGAAACGACATCGTGACAATCGTTTTCCAGGAGCCAGGCGCATTACCCTTCACTCCAAAGTCCATCCGCTCCCATTTCCAACATGTCTTCATCATCGTTCAGGTTCACGAGCCCTGCACTGACAACACCTATTACAG GGTGGCTGTGACACGCTCTAAAGACATCCCATTATTTGGCCCATTGTTCCCAAAGGGCGCCCGATTCCCTCGCTCACCTGCCTTCAGAGACTTCCTCCTGGCGAAGGCAGTAAACGCTGAAAACGCTGCAGAGAAGTCAGAGAAGTTCCGTTCCATGGCCACTCGCACGCGGCAGGAATACCTGAAGGACCTGGCCGAAAACTACGTCACCACAACACCCATCGACTCCTCCACCAAGTTCCCCCTGCTCTCTCTGGGAGGCAAGCGCAAAGACAAGCTGAAGGGCACTAAAGGTGCCGAGTTGCACAGTGCCGGGGCACTGGTGTGGGCGGCGATGGTCTACAGCAGAGATGAAGCGGAGGCCGGCGAGCACAAGCTCCCCTGTCTGCTCGGGGTGTCGGCTGAGTCGGTGGTTCTCATTGAGAGGTGCACACGCAGGGTGGTGTTTAACTGCTCCTGCCGAGATGTCATTGGCTGGAAAGCAGTGATAGAGACTAAGGAGGGGGGGCCTTGCTTAGATATCTTCTATGAGCGCGGGGAGTCAGTGTCTATCAGTGTGCTGGAGAGCCAGGCAGAGGATATACGAGAGGTGGTGCAGAGGCTAGAG CTGGTTACGAGGGGCTGTGAGGCGCTGGAGGTCACCCCCCTGCGAGATGGAGTCGGCCAGCCCGGCTTCCTGATGAACGAGGAGGGGTTTGTGACGGAGCTGCAACGGTTCTGCTACGCTGAGAGCGGAGGCCTGCAGCTGTGGGCTCGTGTGGTGCGGCTGTGCGGACACTCACTGGTTCACCTGAGCCCCGAGGAGAGGACCAGGCTGCTGCGCATTGCACACAAGATCCACATCACTGTCATCCCACCGGACGAGAACGGCAAGCCTCGCAG AAGTTTCTCTGAGCTGTACCAGAAAGCCATCAAGGATGCAGAGTGTAAGCCTGGCGAAGACCAGTCGGGAGAGGCCTGGGTGCTGGatgagagggaagaagaggaggaggacgaggaggagggcGAGCTGAAGGCGGGTGGGGTCGGTGAAGCGGACATAATGGAGGTGCAGGTGGAGGCCGAAGAGAGCGAAGAGCAGTCGTGTGATAAAGGGCAAAGTGAGAGAAGTCATGACTCGCTCCTCACGCCGTCCAGCTTACCTTTGTTACGGGCCACTTCTCTGCAGGACCAACCGGCCAATCAGAGCCAGGAGGTTAGCACCTCGCAGCTCACACGCAGCTACTCTTTGGAGAGACAGCCGTCCTACGGGGATACATGTGATGG GCACGTGTACGGCAACATGGGGCTGAAGATGGAACGCCACATCTATGAAAATGTCGGGGAGCTGAGAGACGCCACACCGGATCTGATCCTGGCTGTCAAACCCAAGGTTCCCCTGGAGGACGAACAG TTCATGGGGGCCGAGTTTGGCGATGACAAAGCTTCGGCAAGTGACTCCTCTCTCTCGTCTTCCCGGTTGTCTTGTGTAGACCGAGCTGAAAGAAATTCACGAGCCCTAAGTCTTCATAACTCCATCACCAAGA TTCTCTCAGAGACAACAGATTCAACTGAGGAGGAGTGGCAATCCATCGCGGACCTAGCCACAGCCTGCCGCAGCATCCTGGAGGCTTTGTCTCGAGAGG ACCGCAAAGCTGGAGACGCTTCACAAGCAGGAGCTGACCAGACCGATGGCAAGCTGAAAGACTCAAAGGAGAG